Proteins from one Prinia subflava isolate CZ2003 ecotype Zambia chromosome 22, Cam_Psub_1.2, whole genome shotgun sequence genomic window:
- the DSCAML1 gene encoding cell adhesion molecule DSCAML1 isoform X1 — MCAAKGAPPPTVTWALDDEPIPRDSGHRSNQYTMSDGTTVSHMNVTGPQIKDGGVYRCTARNSVGSAEYQARINVRGPPSIRAMKNITAVAGRDTFINCRVIGYPYYSIKWYKDSLLLPDNHRQVVFENGTLKLMDVQKGMDEGEYLCSVLIQPQLSISQSVHVTVKVPPLIQPFEFPPASIGQLLYIPCVVSSGDMPIHITWRKDGHVILSGSGVTIESKEFMSSLQISSVSLKHNGNYTCIASNDAATVSRERQLIVRVPPRFVVQPNNQDGIYGKAGVLNCSVDGYPPPKVMWKHAKGSGNPQQYHPIPLTGRIQILPNSSLLIRHVLEEDIGYYLCQASNGVGTDISKSMFLTVKIPAMITSHPNTTIAIKGQTKELNCTARGERPIIIRWEKGDTVIDPDRNMRYAITTKDNGDEVISTLKLKPADRGDSVFFSCHAINSYGEDRGLIQLTVQEPPDPPELEIREVKARSMNLRWTQRFDGNSIITGFDIEYKNKSDSWDFKQSTRNISPTINQANIVDLHPASVYSIRMYSFNKIGRSEPSKELTISTEEAAPDGPPMDVTLQPITSQSIQVTWKAPKKELQNGVIRGYQIGYRENSPGSNGQYSIVEMKATGDSEVYTLDNLKKFAQYGVVVQAFNRAGTGPSSSEINATTLEDVPSQPPENVRAISITSDVAVISWSEPPRSTLNGVLKGYRVIFWSLYMDGEWGEMQNITTTRERVELRGMEKFTNYSVQVLAYTQAGDGVRSSVLYIQTKEDIPGPPAGIKAVPSSASSVVVSWLPPAKPNGIIRKYTIFCSSPGSGQPAPSEYETSPDQLFYRIAHLNRGQQYLLWVAAVTSAGRGNISEKVTIEPAGKAPAKIISFGGTVTTPWMKDVRLPCNSVGEPVPAIKWTKDSEDSAIPVTVDGHRLIQANGTLVLRSVKAEDSGYYTCTATNTWGFDTIIINLLVQVPPDQPRLTVSKTSASSITLAWIPGDNGGSSIRGFVLQYSVDNSEEWKDVFISSSERSFKLESLKCGTWYKVKLAAKNSVGAGRISEIIEAKTHGREPSFSKDQHLFTHINSTHARLNLQGWSSGGCPITAIVLEYRPKGNWVWQSLRTNSSSEVFLTELREATWYELRMKACNSAGCGNETTQFATLDYDGSTIPPIKSAQGEGDDVKKLFTIACPVILATLGVALLFIIRKKRKEKRLKRLRDAKSLAEMLISKNNRSFDTPVKGPPQGPRLHIDIPRVQLLIEDKEGIKQLGDDKATIPVTDTEFSQAVNPQSFCTGVSLHHPALIQNTGPLIDMSDIRPGTNPVSRKSVKSAHSTRNRYSSQWTLTKCQASTPARTLTSDWRTVGSQHGITVTESDSYSASLSQDTDKGRNSMVSTESASSTYEELARAYEHAKLEEQLQHAKFEITECFISDSSSDQMTTGTTDNADSMTSMSTPSEPGICRFTASPPKPQDSERGKGVAVPIPHRASKSDYCNLPLYVKSEAFFRKPDAHEPCPVVPPREASIRNLARAYHAQARHMTLEPGAKPLGLPPPASAATTLPQRTLPMPGPAGPAPAPAASAAPAPPVAAEPPVAAAAAAEARVPTHSKVGGSRDSLLEMSTSGVGRSQKQGAGAYSKSYTLV; from the exons ATGTGCGCCGCCAAGGGGGCCCCGCCGCCGACCGTCACCTGGGCGCTGGACGATGAGCCCATCCCGCGGGACAGCGGCCACCGCTCCAACCAGTACACCATGTCCGACGGCACCACCGTGAGCCACATGAACGTGACGGGCCCGCAGATCAAGGACGGCGGCGTGTACCGGTGCACCGCGCGGAACTCGGTGGGCAGCGCCGAATACCAAGCGCGAATAAACGTAAGAG GTCCCCCGAGCATCCGCGCCATGAAGAACATAACAGCGGTCGCGGGTAGGGACACTTTCATCAACTGCAGGGTCATCGGGTACCCCTATTACTCCATCAAGTGGTACAAGgactccctgctgctgcccgaTAACCACCGCCAAGTGGTCTTTGAGAACGGCACCCTGAAGCTGATGGATGTGCAGAAAGGCATGGACGAAGGGGAGTACCTGTGCAGCGTGCTgatccagccccagctctccatCAGCCAGAGCGTCCACGTCACCGTCAAAG TCCCTCCGCTGATCCAGCCCTTCGAGTTCCCGCCAGCCTCCATCGGACAGCTCCTCTACATCCCCTGCGTGGTCTCCTCCGGGGACATGCCCATCCACATCACCTGGAGGAAGGACGGGCACGTCATCCTCTCCGGCTCTGGGGTCACCATCGAGAGCAAGGAGTTCATGAGCTCCCTGCAGATCTCCAGTGTCTCCCTCAAGCACAACGGGAACTACACCTGCATCGCCAGCAACGACGCTGCCACCGTCAGCCGGGAGCGGCAGCTGATCGTGCGGG TGCCTCCTCGTTTTGTGGTCCAGCCCAACAACCAAGATGGCATTTACGGCAAAGCCGGGGTGCTGAACTGCTCTGTTGATGGGTACCCCCCTCCGAAAGTCATGTGGAAGCACGCCAAAG GAAGTGGCAACCCCCAGCAGTACCACCCCATCCCCCTGACGGGCCGCATCCAGATCCTGCCCAACAGCTCCCTGCTCATCCGCCACGTGCTGGAGGAGGACATCGGCTACTACCTCTGCCAGGCCAGCAACGGCGTGGGCACGGACATCAGCAAGTCCATGTTCCTCACTGTCAAGA TCCCAGCCATGATCACCTCCCACCCCAACACCACCATCGCCATCAAGGGCCAGACCAAGGAGCTGAACTGCACGGCGCGGGGCGAGCGGCCCATCATCATCCGCTGGGAGAAGGGGGACACCGTCATCGACCCCGACCGCAACATGCGCTACGCCATCACCACCAAGGACAACGGCGACGAGGTCATCTCCACCCTCAAG CTGAAACCAGCCGACCGTGGGGACTCCGTCTTCTTCTCCTGTCACGCCATCAACTCCTACGGCGAGGACAGAGGCTTGATCCAGCTCACTGTCCAAG AGCCCCCTGACCCGCCCGAGCTGGAGATCCGTGAGGTGAAAGCCCGGAGTATGAATTTGCGATGGACGCAGCGGTTCGACGGCAACAGCATCATCACCGGGTTCGATATCGAGTACAAGAACAAGTCAG aTTCCTGGGATTTTAAGCAGTCTACACGCAACATCTCCCCGACCATCAACCAGGCCAACATCGTGGACCTGCACCCCGCCTCGGTGTACAGCATCCGCATGTACTCCTTCAACAAGATCGGGCGCAGCGAGCCCAGCAAGGAGCTCACCATCAGCACCGAGGAAgcag CTCCCGATGGCCCCCCGATGGATGTCACCTTGCAGCCGATCACGTCCCAGAGCATCCAGGTCACGTGGAAG GCTCCgaagaaggagctgcagaacGGGGTGATCCGCGGCTACCAGATCGGCTACCGGGAGAACAGCCCGGGCAGCAACGGGCAGTACAGCATCGTGGAGATGAAGGCCACGGGGGACAGCGAGGTTTACACCCTGGACAACCTCAAGAAGTTTGCGCAGTACGGGGTGGTGGTGCAGGCCTTCAACCGCGCGGGCACGGGGCCCTCGTCCAGCGAGATCAACGCCACCACGCTGGAGGATG ttcccagccagccccccGAGAACGTGCGGGCCATCTCCATCACCTCGGACGTGGCCGTGATCTCCTGGTCGGAGCCCCCGCGCAGCACCCTCAACGGGGTGCTCAAGGGCTACCGGGTCATCTTCTGGTCCCTCTACATGGACGGAG AGTGGGGCGAGATGCAGAACATCACGACCACGCGGGAGCGAGTGGAGCTGCGGGGCATGGAGAAGTTCACCAACTACAGCGTGCAGGTGCTGGCCTACACCCAGGCGGGGGACGGCGTCCGCAGCAGCGTGCTCTACATCCAGACCAAGGAGGACA TTCCAGGTCCCCCAGCTGGGATCAAGGCTGTGCCATCCTCTGCCAGCAGCGTGGTGGTGTCCTGGCTGCCGCCAGCCAAGCCCAACGGGATCATTCGGAAGTACACCATCTTCTGCTCCAGCCCCGGCTCGGGGCAGCCG GCTCCCAGCGAGTACGAGACCAGCCCGGACCAGCTCTTCTACCGCATCGCCCACCTGAACCGGGGGCAGCAGTACCTGCTCTGGGTGGCCGCCGTCACCTCCGCCGGCCGCGGCAACATCAGCGAGAAGGTCACGATCGAGCCTGCGGGCAAAG CCCCCGCCAAGATCATCTCCTTCGGAGGCACCGTCACCACGCCGTGGATGAAGGACGTGAGGCTGCCGTGCAACTCGGTCGGGGAGCCGGTCCCTGCCATTAAGTGGACCAAGGACAG CGAGGACTCTGCCATCCCGGTGACGGTGGACGGCCACCGCCTGATCCAGGCCAACGGGACGCTGGTGCTGCGCTCGGTGAAAGCCGAGGACTCCGGCTACTACACCTGCACTGCCACCAACACCTGGGGCTTTGACACCATCATCATCAACCTGCTGGTGCAAG tgCCCCCGGACCAGCCCCGCCTGACCGTCTCCAAAACCTCGGCATCGTCCATCACGCTGGCCTGGATCCCTGGGGACAACGGGGGCAGCTCCATCCGAG gcTTCGTGCTCCAGTACTCGGTGGACAACAGCGAGGAGTGGAAGGACGTGTTCATCAGCTCCTCCGAGCGCTCCTTCAAGCTGGAGAGCCTCAAGTGTGGCACGTGGTACAAGGTGAAGCTGGCGGCCAAGAACAGCGTCGGCGCCGGCCGCATCAGCGAGATCATCGAGGCCAAGACCCACGGCAGAG AGCCCTCCTTCAGCAAGGACCAGCACCTCTTCACCCACATCAACTCCACGCACGCCAGGCTGaacctgcagggctggagcagcggGGGCTGCCCCATCACGGCCATCGTGCTGGAGTACCGGCCCAAGGGCAACTGGGTGTGGCAGAGCCTGCGCACCAACAGCTCCAGCGAGGTGTTCCTGACCGAGCTGCGCGAGGCCACCTGGTACGAGCTGCGCATGAAGGCCTGCAACAGCGCCGGCTGCGGCAACGAGACCACGCAGTTCGCCACGCTCGACTACGACGGCA GCACCATCCCCCCGATCAAGTCCGCCCAAGGGGAAGGTGATGATGTGAAGAAGCTCTTTACCATCGCCTGCCCCGTGATCCTGGCCACACTGGGAGTGGCCCTGCTCTTCATCATCCgcaagaagaggaaggagaagcgGCTGAAGAGGCTGAGAG ATGCGAAGAGTTTGGCAGAAATGCTGATCAG CAAGAATAACCGCAGCTTTGACACGCCGGTGAAGGGGCCCCCGCAGGGCCCCCGCCTGCACATCGACATCCCGCGGGTGCAGCTCCTCATCGAGGACAAGGAGGGCATCAAGCAGCTGG GGGATGACAAAGCCACGATCCCGGTGACGGACACGGAGTTCAGCCAGGCCGTGAACCCCCAGAGCTTCTGCACGGGCGTCTCTCTGCATCACCCAGCCCTGATCCAGAACACGGGGCCCCTCATCGACATGTCCGACATCCGCCCCGGCACCA ACCCCGTGTCGAGGAAGAGCGTGAAGTCTGCGCACAGCACCCGCAACCGGTACTCCAGCCAGTGGACACTCACCAAGTGCCAGGCGTCCACCCCCGCGCGGACCCTCACCTCGGACTGGAGGACAGTGGGCTCCCAGCACGGCATCACGGTCACCGAGAGTGACAGCTACAGCGCCAGCCTCTCGCAGGACACAG ACAAGGGCCGGAACAGCATGGTGTCCACGGAGAGCGCCTCGTCCACCTACGAGGAGCTGGCGCGCGCCTACGAGCACGCcaagctggaggagcagctgcagcacgcCAAGTTCGAGATCACCGAGTGCTTCATTTCCGACAGCTCCTCGGACCAGATGACCACGGGCACCACGGACAACGCCGACAGCATGACCTCCATGAGCACCCCGTCCGAGCCCGGCATCTGCCGCTTCACCGCCTCCCCGCCCAAGCCCCAGGACAGCGAGCGGGGCAAGGGCGTGGCCGTGCCCATCCCACACCGCGCCAGCAAGA GTGACTACTGCAACCTCCCGCTGTACGTCAAGTCGGAGGCCTTCTTCCGCAAGCCCGACGCGCACGAGCCGTGCCCGGTGGTGCCACCGCGGGAAGCCTCCATCCGCAACCTGGCCCGGGCGTACCACGCGCAGGCCCGGCACATGACGCTGGAGCCCGGCGCCAagcccctggggctgcctccCCCAGCCTCCGCCGCAACCACCTTACCTCAGAGGACTCTCCCCatgcccggcccggccggccccgcACCCGCGCCCGCCGCCAGCGCCGCCCCGGCTCCCCCCGTGGCCGCCGAGCCCCCCGtggccgccgcggccgccgccgagGCGCGGGTGCCCACGCACTCCAAAGTGGGGGGCTCCAGGGACTCACTGCTGGAGATGAGCACGTCGGGGGTAGGCAGGTCTCAAAAACAGGGTGCCGGAGCCTACTCCAAGTCCTACACGCTGGTGTAG
- the DSCAML1 gene encoding cell adhesion molecule DSCAML1 isoform X3: MWLVTFLLLYSLPKARAEDVGTSLYFVNDSLQQVTFSSTVGVVIPCPAAGSPSAVLRWYLATGDDIYDVPHIRHVHANGTLQLYPFSPSAFNSFIHDNDYFCTAENSAGKIRSPNIRVKAVFREPYTVRVEDQRSMRGNVAVFKCLIPSSVQEYVSVVSWEKDTVSIIPENRFFITSYGGLYISDVQKEDALSTYRCITKHKYSGETRQSNGARLSVSDPAESIPTMLDSFQSREVKAGRLVELPCIASGYPNPAVRWIKDGRPLPADSRWSKRITGLTISDLRVEDSGTYICEVTNTFGSAEVTGTLTVIDPLRVTLTPKKLKTGIGSTVILSCALSGSPEYVIRWYRNTDLVAVDDYISIRGISNETLLITAAQKSHSGAYQCFATRKSQTAQDFSIITLEDGTPRIVSSFSEKVVNPGEQFSLMCAAKGAPPPTVTWALDDEPIPRDSGHRSNQYTMSDGTTVSHMNVTGPQIKDGGVYRCTARNSVGSAEYQARINVRGPPSIRAMKNITAVAGRDTFINCRVIGYPYYSIKWYKDSLLLPDNHRQVVFENGTLKLMDVQKGMDEGEYLCSVLIQPQLSISQSVHVTVKVPPLIQPFEFPPASIGQLLYIPCVVSSGDMPIHITWRKDGHVILSGSGVTIESKEFMSSLQISSVSLKHNGNYTCIASNDAATVSRERQLIVRVPPRFVVQPNNQDGIYGKAGVLNCSVDGYPPPKVMWKHAKGSGNPQQYHPIPLTGRIQILPNSSLLIRHVLEEDIGYYLCQASNGVGTDISKSMFLTVKIPAMITSHPNTTIAIKGQTKELNCTARGERPIIIRWEKGDTVIDPDRNMRYAITTKDNGDEVISTLKLKPADRGDSVFFSCHAINSYGEDRGLIQLTVQEPPDPPELEIREVKARSMNLRWTQRFDGNSIITGFDIEYKNKSDSWDFKQSTRNISPTINQANIVDLHPASVYSIRMYSFNKIGRSEPSKELTISTEEAAPDGPPMDVTLQPITSQSIQVTWKAPKKELQNGVIRGYQIGYRENSPGSNGQYSIVEMKATGDSEVYTLDNLKKFAQYGVVVQAFNRAGTGPSSSEINATTLEDVPSQPPENVRAISITSDVAVISWSEPPRSTLNGVLKGYRVIFWSLYMDGEWGEMQNITTTRERVELRGMEKFTNYSVQVLAYTQAGDGVRSSVLYIQTKEDIPGPPAGIKAVPSSASSVVVSWLPPAKPNGIIRKYTIFCSSPGSGQPAPSEYETSPDQLFYRIAHLNRGQQYLLWVAAVTSAGRGNISEKVTIEPAGKAPAKIISFGGTVTTPWMKDVRLPCNSVGEPVPAIKWTKDSEDSAIPVTVDGHRLIQANGTLVLRSVKAEDSGYYTCTATNTWGFDTIIINLLVQVPPDQPRLTVSKTSASSITLAWIPGDNGGSSIRGFVLQYSVDNSEEWKDVFISSSERSFKLESLKCGTWYKVKLAAKNSVGAGRISEIIEAKTHGREPSFSKDQHLFTHINSTHARLNLQGWSSGGCPITAIVLEYRPKGNWVWQSLRTNSSSEVFLTELREATWYELRMKACNSAGCGNETTQFATLDYDGSTIPPIKSAQGEGDDVKKLFTIACPVILATLGVALLFIIRKKRKEKRLKRLRDAKSLAEMLISKNNRSFDTPVKGPPQGPRLHIDIPRVQLLIEDKEGIKQLGDDKATIPVTDTEFSQAVNPQSFCTGVSLHHPALIQNTGPLIDMSDIRPGTNPVSRKSVKSAHSTRNRYSSQWTLTKCQASTPARTLTSDWRTVGSQHGITVTESDSYSASLSQDTDKGRNSMVSTESASSTYEELARAYEHAKLEEQLQHAKFEITECFISDSSSDQMTTGTTDNADSMTSMSTPSEPGICRFTASPPKPQDSERGKGVAVPIPHRASKSDYCNLPLYVKSEAFFRKPDAHEPCPVVPPREASIRNLARAYHAQARHMTLEPGAKPLGLPPPASAATTLPQRTLPMPGPAGPAPAPAASAAPAPPVAAEPPVAAAAAAEARVPTHSKVGGSRDSLLEMSTSGVGRSQKQGAGAYSKSYTLV, translated from the exons AAAATAGGTTTTTTATTACTTCTTATGGAGGTTTGTACATATCGGACGTGCAGAAGGAAGATGCCTTGTCCACCTACAGGTGTATCACCAAGCACAAGTACAGCGGGGAGACGCGGCAGAGCAACGGCGCCCGGCTCTCGGTCTCAG ACCCGGCGGAGTCCATCCCCACGATGTTAGACAGCTTCCAGTCCAGGGAGGTGAAGGCGGGCCGGCTGGTGGAGCTGCCCTGCATCGCCTCGGGCTACCCCAACCCGGCCGTGCGGTGGATCAAGGACGGGCGGCCGCTCCCCGCCGACAGCCGCTGGAGCAAGCGCATCACGGGGCTGACCATCAGCGACCTCCGCGTGGAGGACAGCGGCACCTACATCTGCGAGGTGACCAACACCTTCGGCTCCGCAGAGGTCACGGGCACCCTCACGGTCATAG ACCCTCTGCGTGTGACCCTCACACCAAAGAAGCTCAAAACAGGCATCGGCAGCACCGTCATCCTCTCTTGTGCCCTCAGCGGGTCCCCCGAGTACGTCATCCGCTGGTACCGCAACACGGACCTGGTGGCGGTGGATGACTACATCTCCATCCGGGGCATCAGCAACGAGACCCTGCTCATCACGGCCGCTCAGAAGAGCCACTCTGGCGCCTACCAGTGCTTCGCCACCCGCAAGTCCCAGACGGCACAGGACTTCTCCATCATCACGCTGGAGG ATGGGACCCCCCGCATCGTCTCCTCCTTCAGCGAGAAGGTGGTCAACCCCGGGGAGCAGTTCTCCCTGATGTGCGCCGCCAAGGGGGCCCCGCCGCCGACCGTCACCTGGGCGCTGGACGATGAGCCCATCCCGCGGGACAGCGGCCACCGCTCCAACCAGTACACCATGTCCGACGGCACCACCGTGAGCCACATGAACGTGACGGGCCCGCAGATCAAGGACGGCGGCGTGTACCGGTGCACCGCGCGGAACTCGGTGGGCAGCGCCGAATACCAAGCGCGAATAAACGTAAGAG GTCCCCCGAGCATCCGCGCCATGAAGAACATAACAGCGGTCGCGGGTAGGGACACTTTCATCAACTGCAGGGTCATCGGGTACCCCTATTACTCCATCAAGTGGTACAAGgactccctgctgctgcccgaTAACCACCGCCAAGTGGTCTTTGAGAACGGCACCCTGAAGCTGATGGATGTGCAGAAAGGCATGGACGAAGGGGAGTACCTGTGCAGCGTGCTgatccagccccagctctccatCAGCCAGAGCGTCCACGTCACCGTCAAAG TCCCTCCGCTGATCCAGCCCTTCGAGTTCCCGCCAGCCTCCATCGGACAGCTCCTCTACATCCCCTGCGTGGTCTCCTCCGGGGACATGCCCATCCACATCACCTGGAGGAAGGACGGGCACGTCATCCTCTCCGGCTCTGGGGTCACCATCGAGAGCAAGGAGTTCATGAGCTCCCTGCAGATCTCCAGTGTCTCCCTCAAGCACAACGGGAACTACACCTGCATCGCCAGCAACGACGCTGCCACCGTCAGCCGGGAGCGGCAGCTGATCGTGCGGG TGCCTCCTCGTTTTGTGGTCCAGCCCAACAACCAAGATGGCATTTACGGCAAAGCCGGGGTGCTGAACTGCTCTGTTGATGGGTACCCCCCTCCGAAAGTCATGTGGAAGCACGCCAAAG GAAGTGGCAACCCCCAGCAGTACCACCCCATCCCCCTGACGGGCCGCATCCAGATCCTGCCCAACAGCTCCCTGCTCATCCGCCACGTGCTGGAGGAGGACATCGGCTACTACCTCTGCCAGGCCAGCAACGGCGTGGGCACGGACATCAGCAAGTCCATGTTCCTCACTGTCAAGA TCCCAGCCATGATCACCTCCCACCCCAACACCACCATCGCCATCAAGGGCCAGACCAAGGAGCTGAACTGCACGGCGCGGGGCGAGCGGCCCATCATCATCCGCTGGGAGAAGGGGGACACCGTCATCGACCCCGACCGCAACATGCGCTACGCCATCACCACCAAGGACAACGGCGACGAGGTCATCTCCACCCTCAAG CTGAAACCAGCCGACCGTGGGGACTCCGTCTTCTTCTCCTGTCACGCCATCAACTCCTACGGCGAGGACAGAGGCTTGATCCAGCTCACTGTCCAAG AGCCCCCTGACCCGCCCGAGCTGGAGATCCGTGAGGTGAAAGCCCGGAGTATGAATTTGCGATGGACGCAGCGGTTCGACGGCAACAGCATCATCACCGGGTTCGATATCGAGTACAAGAACAAGTCAG aTTCCTGGGATTTTAAGCAGTCTACACGCAACATCTCCCCGACCATCAACCAGGCCAACATCGTGGACCTGCACCCCGCCTCGGTGTACAGCATCCGCATGTACTCCTTCAACAAGATCGGGCGCAGCGAGCCCAGCAAGGAGCTCACCATCAGCACCGAGGAAgcag CTCCCGATGGCCCCCCGATGGATGTCACCTTGCAGCCGATCACGTCCCAGAGCATCCAGGTCACGTGGAAG GCTCCgaagaaggagctgcagaacGGGGTGATCCGCGGCTACCAGATCGGCTACCGGGAGAACAGCCCGGGCAGCAACGGGCAGTACAGCATCGTGGAGATGAAGGCCACGGGGGACAGCGAGGTTTACACCCTGGACAACCTCAAGAAGTTTGCGCAGTACGGGGTGGTGGTGCAGGCCTTCAACCGCGCGGGCACGGGGCCCTCGTCCAGCGAGATCAACGCCACCACGCTGGAGGATG ttcccagccagccccccGAGAACGTGCGGGCCATCTCCATCACCTCGGACGTGGCCGTGATCTCCTGGTCGGAGCCCCCGCGCAGCACCCTCAACGGGGTGCTCAAGGGCTACCGGGTCATCTTCTGGTCCCTCTACATGGACGGAG AGTGGGGCGAGATGCAGAACATCACGACCACGCGGGAGCGAGTGGAGCTGCGGGGCATGGAGAAGTTCACCAACTACAGCGTGCAGGTGCTGGCCTACACCCAGGCGGGGGACGGCGTCCGCAGCAGCGTGCTCTACATCCAGACCAAGGAGGACA TTCCAGGTCCCCCAGCTGGGATCAAGGCTGTGCCATCCTCTGCCAGCAGCGTGGTGGTGTCCTGGCTGCCGCCAGCCAAGCCCAACGGGATCATTCGGAAGTACACCATCTTCTGCTCCAGCCCCGGCTCGGGGCAGCCG GCTCCCAGCGAGTACGAGACCAGCCCGGACCAGCTCTTCTACCGCATCGCCCACCTGAACCGGGGGCAGCAGTACCTGCTCTGGGTGGCCGCCGTCACCTCCGCCGGCCGCGGCAACATCAGCGAGAAGGTCACGATCGAGCCTGCGGGCAAAG CCCCCGCCAAGATCATCTCCTTCGGAGGCACCGTCACCACGCCGTGGATGAAGGACGTGAGGCTGCCGTGCAACTCGGTCGGGGAGCCGGTCCCTGCCATTAAGTGGACCAAGGACAG CGAGGACTCTGCCATCCCGGTGACGGTGGACGGCCACCGCCTGATCCAGGCCAACGGGACGCTGGTGCTGCGCTCGGTGAAAGCCGAGGACTCCGGCTACTACACCTGCACTGCCACCAACACCTGGGGCTTTGACACCATCATCATCAACCTGCTGGTGCAAG tgCCCCCGGACCAGCCCCGCCTGACCGTCTCCAAAACCTCGGCATCGTCCATCACGCTGGCCTGGATCCCTGGGGACAACGGGGGCAGCTCCATCCGAG gcTTCGTGCTCCAGTACTCGGTGGACAACAGCGAGGAGTGGAAGGACGTGTTCATCAGCTCCTCCGAGCGCTCCTTCAAGCTGGAGAGCCTCAAGTGTGGCACGTGGTACAAGGTGAAGCTGGCGGCCAAGAACAGCGTCGGCGCCGGCCGCATCAGCGAGATCATCGAGGCCAAGACCCACGGCAGAG AGCCCTCCTTCAGCAAGGACCAGCACCTCTTCACCCACATCAACTCCACGCACGCCAGGCTGaacctgcagggctggagcagcggGGGCTGCCCCATCACGGCCATCGTGCTGGAGTACCGGCCCAAGGGCAACTGGGTGTGGCAGAGCCTGCGCACCAACAGCTCCAGCGAGGTGTTCCTGACCGAGCTGCGCGAGGCCACCTGGTACGAGCTGCGCATGAAGGCCTGCAACAGCGCCGGCTGCGGCAACGAGACCACGCAGTTCGCCACGCTCGACTACGACGGCA GCACCATCCCCCCGATCAAGTCCGCCCAAGGGGAAGGTGATGATGTGAAGAAGCTCTTTACCATCGCCTGCCCCGTGATCCTGGCCACACTGGGAGTGGCCCTGCTCTTCATCATCCgcaagaagaggaaggagaagcgGCTGAAGAGGCTGAGAG ATGCGAAGAGTTTGGCAGAAATGCTGATCAG CAAGAATAACCGCAGCTTTGACACGCCGGTGAAGGGGCCCCCGCAGGGCCCCCGCCTGCACATCGACATCCCGCGGGTGCAGCTCCTCATCGAGGACAAGGAGGGCATCAAGCAGCTGG GGGATGACAAAGCCACGATCCCGGTGACGGACACGGAGTTCAGCCAGGCCGTGAACCCCCAGAGCTTCTGCACGGGCGTCTCTCTGCATCACCCAGCCCTGATCCAGAACACGGGGCCCCTCATCGACATGTCCGACATCCGCCCCGGCACCA ACCCCGTGTCGAGGAAGAGCGTGAAGTCTGCGCACAGCACCCGCAACCGGTACTCCAGCCAGTGGACACTCACCAAGTGCCAGGCGTCCACCCCCGCGCGGACCCTCACCTCGGACTGGAGGACAGTGGGCTCCCAGCACGGCATCACGGTCACCGAGAGTGACAGCTACAGCGCCAGCCTCTCGCAGGACACAG ACAAGGGCCGGAACAGCATGGTGTCCACGGAGAGCGCCTCGTCCACCTACGAGGAGCTGGCGCGCGCCTACGAGCACGCcaagctggaggagcagctgcagcacgcCAAGTTCGAGATCACCGAGTGCTTCATTTCCGACAGCTCCTCGGACCAGATGACCACGGGCACCACGGACAACGCCGACAGCATGACCTCCATGAGCACCCCGTCCGAGCCCGGCATCTGCCGCTTCACCGCCTCCCCGCCCAAGCCCCAGGACAGCGAGCGGGGCAAGGGCGTGGCCGTGCCCATCCCACACCGCGCCAGCAAGA GTGACTACTGCAACCTCCCGCTGTACGTCAAGTCGGAGGCCTTCTTCCGCAAGCCCGACGCGCACGAGCCGTGCCCGGTGGTGCCACCGCGGGAAGCCTCCATCCGCAACCTGGCCCGGGCGTACCACGCGCAGGCCCGGCACATGACGCTGGAGCCCGGCGCCAagcccctggggctgcctccCCCAGCCTCCGCCGCAACCACCTTACCTCAGAGGACTCTCCCCatgcccggcccggccggccccgcACCCGCGCCCGCCGCCAGCGCCGCCCCGGCTCCCCCCGTGGCCGCCGAGCCCCCCGtggccgccgcggccgccgccgagGCGCGGGTGCCCACGCACTCCAAAGTGGGGGGCTCCAGGGACTCACTGCTGGAGATGAGCACGTCGGGGGTAGGCAGGTCTCAAAAACAGGGTGCCGGAGCCTACTCCAAGTCCTACACGCTGGTGTAG